In one window of Erythrolamprus reginae isolate rEryReg1 chromosome 1, rEryReg1.hap1, whole genome shotgun sequence DNA:
- the LOC139166642 gene encoding olfactory receptor 10K1-like, with the protein MKNSNDSYMNDFLLLGFSIFGKKPTLLFVIFFLTYGTILISNITIISVILLDRALHCPMYFLLFALSVSETCTTFVTVPKLLFILLTGRQSISFVGCAMQMFCFFSLGANNCFLFVAMSYDRYAAICYPLQYQVLMEKKLCVKLVAASYLAGCYISLVICILIFRLPFCGPKEIQHFFCDISPVLSLTCIDTYLTHLVVVLLCAVVLLGTVLLIFFSYIYIISAILRISSSLGRKKMFSTCASHLIVVITHFSCACFVYLRPKAASSMSQDTWLSTVFVFITPLLNPLIYTLRNKDVKLSIQKLLRSSFCPQKL; encoded by the coding sequence ATGAAAAATAGTAATGATAGCTACATGAATGATTTTCTCTTGCTGGGATTTTCCATCTTTGGAAAGAAACCAACTTTACTTTTTGTGATTTTCTTCCTCACCTATGGCACCATCCTGATATCCAACATCACTATCATCTCAGTCATATTGCTCGACCGCGCTCTACATTGTCCAATGTACTTTCTCCTTTTTGCATTATCTGTCTCAGAAACCTGTACTACCTTTGTCACTGTCCCCAAACTTCTGTTCATTCTGTTGACTGGCAGACAGTCCATTTCCTTTGTTGGATGTGCGATGcagatgttttgcttttttagTTTGGGAGCCAACAACTGTTTCCTGTTCGTTGCTATGTCTTATGATCGGTATGCAGCAATTTGCTACCCTCTTCAGTACCAAGTACTGATGGAGAAAAAGCTCTGTGTCAAACTAGTAGCTGCATCGTATCTAGCAGGATGCTATATATCTCTAGTTATTTGCATCCTCATATTCAGGTTGCCTTTTTGTGGGCCAAAAGAAATCCAACATTTTTTCTGTGACATTTCACCTGTGCTGAGCCTGACTTGTATTGATACTTACCTGACTCATCTGGTGGTGGTCCTTCTATGTGCTGTTGTTTTGCTGGGCACAGTCCTATTGATCTTTTTTTCatacatctatattatttctgCTATCCTAAGGATCTCCTCCAgtttgggaagaaaaaaaatgttctccaCCTGTGCTTCCCATCTCATTGTAGTGATTACCCACTTCAGTTGTGCTTGTTTTGTGTATTTGAGACCTAAGGCAGCTTCCTCAATGAGTCAAGACACATGGCTCTCAACCGTTTTTGTTTTTATAACCCCCCTGCTGAACCCTTTGATTTATACCTTGAGAAATAAGGATGTTAAATTATCCATCCAAAAACTGCTAAGGAGTTCATTTTGTCCTCAGAAACTCTAA
- the LOC139158985 gene encoding olfactory receptor 5AP2-like, with product MQTNQTTVTEFILVGFMDHPDLQIPLFIIFLLIYLIILMGNFGIIIVTKIDARLHTPMYFFLRNLSIVDIGYSTAIAPKLLTTLVMEHSTISFRGCTTQFFFFFVLVTTEACLLAVMAYDRLVAICYPLQYFVVMSKKLCTLLVVAAYACGFVNSAVHTIVIFTLNFCNSNRINHFFCDAPPMLQLSCSDTHFARFVIFNASTAVGLTTFLAVLISYIAIVIAILKISSTQGRYKAFSTCTSHLITVTIFFGAAIFMYVGPGSSFSLDKDKIISIFYTLVISSLNPFIYSLRNKEVKVAISRILGKVFLK from the coding sequence ATGCAGACAAATCAAACCACTGTGACTGAGTTCATCCTTGTTGGATTCATGGACCACCCAGATCTTCAGATCCCCCTCTTCATCATCTTTCTGCTCATCTATCTCATCATATTGATGGGAAACTTTGGGATAATTATTGTAACAAAAATTGATGCTAGGCTTCACACCCCTATGTACTTTTTTCTTAGAAATCTCTCCATTGTAGATATTGGTTATTCTACAGCGATTGCCCCTAAATTGTTAACAACTTTGGTTATGGAACATTCCACCATTTCCTTCAGAGGATGCACCACacaattcttcttttttttcgtCCTTGTGACTACTGAAGCTTGCCTTCTGGCTGTGATGGCATATGATCGCTTGGTAGCAATCTGCTACCCTTTGCAGTATTTTGTTGTTATGTCAAAGAAGCTTTGCACCCTCTTGGTCGTAGCTGCCTATGCTTGTGGCTTTGTAAATTCAGCAGTACACACCATAGTTATTTTTACTTTAAATTTCTGCAACTCAAACAGAATTAATCATTTTTTCTGCGATGCTCCTCCAATGCTTCAGTTATCCTGTTCAGATACCCACTTTGCTCGCTTTGTGATTTTCAATGCATCCACTGCAGTTGGACTGACAACATTTCTGGCTGTTTTGATCTCCTACATTGCCATTGTTATCGCCATCCTGAAGATCAGTTCCACCCAGGGAAGATATAAAGCCTTCTCCACCTGTACCTCCCATTTAATCACTGTGACCATTTTCTTTGGAGCTGCCATCTTCATGTATGTAGGACCTGGCTCCAGTTTCTCATTGGATAAAGACAAAATCATATCCATATTTTATACTCTTGTCATCTCCTCACTTAATCCATTCATCTATAGTCTGCGGAACAAAGAAGTGAAGGTTGCAATTAGCAGAATTTTAGGCAAGGTATTCCTGAAATAA
- the LOC139158995 gene encoding olfactory receptor 5AR1-like, protein MQTNQTSVTEFILVGFMDHPDLQIPLFIFFLLIYLITLVGNIGIIILTRIDARLHTPMYFFLRNLSIVDIGYSTAIAPKLLTTFMIKHSTISFTGCTTQFFFFAVFVTIEGCLLAVMAFDRFTAICNPLLYFVIMSKKCCTLLVITVYVCGFTSSTVQTIFIFNLNFCNSNTINHFFCDALPVLQLSCSDTQLAHFVNFILSTAIALTTFLIVLISYIAIVIAILKISSAQGRKKAFSTCTSHLTTVTIFFGTIIFMYIRPGSNFSMDKDKIISVFYTLVISSLNPLIYSLRNREVKDAFSRMLGKIILLK, encoded by the coding sequence ATGCAgacaaatcaaacttctgtgactgAGTTCATCCTTGTTGGATTCATGGACCACCCAGATCTTCAGATCCCCCTCTTCATCTTTTTTCTGCTCATCTATCTCATCACTCTGGTGGGAAACATTGGGATAATCATTCTAACcagaattgatgctagacttcACACCCCAATGTACTTTTTTCTTAGGAATCTCTCTATTGTAGACATTGGTTATTCTACTGCCATTGCCCCCAAATTGTTGACAACATTTATGATAAAACATTCAACCATTTCCTTCACTGGATGTACCACACAATTCTTCTTTTTTGCTGTGTTTGTGACTATTGAAGGTTGCCTGCTGGCTGTGATGGCATTTGATCGCTTCACAGCAATTTGCAACCCATTGTTGTATTTTGTTATCATGTCAAAGAAGTGTTGCACCCTCTTAGTCATAACCGTATATGTCTGTGGCTTTACAAGTTCAACAGTCCAgaccatatttatttttaatttgaatttCTGCAACTCAAATACAATTAATCATTTCTTCTGTGATGCTCTTCCAGTGCTTCAATTGTCTTGTTCAGATACTCAACTTGCTCACtttgtgaattttattttatccaCTGCAATTGCACTGACAACTTTTCTGATTGTTTTGATTTCCTACATTGCCATTGTCATTGCTATCCTGAAGATCAGCTCTGCCCAGGGAAGAAAAAAAGCCTTCTCCACCTGTACCTCCCATCTGACCACTGTGACCATTTTCTTTGGAACCATCATCTTCATGTATATACGACCTGGCTCTAATTTCTCAATGGATAAAGACAAGATCATATCTGTCTTTTATACTCTTGTCATCTCCTCTCTTAATCCACTCATCTACAGTCTGCGGAACAGGGAAGTGAAGGATGCATTTAGCAGAATGCTAGGCAAGATAATATTGTTGAAATAA